A single Muntiacus reevesi chromosome 9, mMunRee1.1, whole genome shotgun sequence DNA region contains:
- the CHST1 gene encoding carbohydrate sulfotransferase 1, producing the protein MQCSWKAVLLLALASIAIQYTAIRTFTAKSFHTCPGLAEAGLAERLCEEGPTFAYNLSRKTHILILATTRSGSSFVGQLFNQHLDVFYLFEPLYHVQNTLIPRFTQGKSPADRRVMLGASRDLLRSLYDCDLYFLENYIKPPPVNHTTDRIFRRGASRVLCSRPVCDAPGSGDLVLEEGDCVRRCGLLNLTVAAEACRERSHVAIKTVRVPEVNDLRALVEDPRLNLKVIQLVRDPRGILASRSETFRDTYRLWRLWYGTGRKPYNLDATQLTTVCEDFSNSVSTGLTRPPWLKGKYMLVRYEDLARNPMKKTEEIYGFLGIPLDSHVARWIQNNTRGDPALGKHKYGTVRNSAATAEKWRFRLSYDIVAFAQNACQRVLAQLGYKMASSEEELKNPAISLVEERDFRPFS; encoded by the coding sequence ATGCAATGTTCCTGGAAGGCCGTCCTCCTCCTTGCCCTGGCCTCCATCGCCATTCAGTACACGGCCATCCGCACCTTCACGGCCAAGTCCTTCCACACCTGCCCGGGCCTGGCGGAGGCCGGGCTGGCCGAGCGGCTGTGCGAGGAGGGCCCCACGTTCGCCTATAACCTCTCGCGCAAGACCCACATCCTTATCCTGGCCACCACGCGCAGCGGCTCCTCCTTCGTGGGCCAGCTCTTCAACCAGCACCTGGACGTCTTCTACCTGTTCGAGCCCCTCTACCACGTGCAGAACACGCTCATCCCCCGCTTCACGCAGGGCAAGAGCCCCGCCGACCGCCGGGTCATGCTGGGCGCCAGCCGGGACCTCCTGAGGAGCCTCTACGACTGCGACCTCTACTTCCTGGAGAACTACATCAAGCCGCCGCCCGTCAACCACACCACGGACAGGATCTTCCGCCGCGGGGCCAGCCGCGTGCTGTGCTCCCGGCCGGTGTGCGACGCCCCGGGCTCGGGGGACCTGGTGCTGGAGGAGGGGGACTGCGTGCGCAGGTGCGGCCTGCTGAACCTGACGGTGGCCGCCGAGGCCTGCCGCGAGCGCAGCCACGTGGCCATCAAGACGGTGCGCGTGCCCGAGGTCAACGACCTGCGGGCGCTGGTGGAAGACCCCCGCCTCAACCTCAAGGTCATCCAGCTGGTGCGGGACCCCCGGGGCATCCTGGCCTCCCGCAGCGAGACCTTCCGCGACACCTACCGCCTCTGGCGGCTCTGGTACGGCACCGGGCGGAAGCCCTACAACCTGGACGCGACGCAGCTGACCACGGTGTGCGAGGACTTCTCCAACTCCGTGTCCACCGGCCTCACGCGGCCCCCGTGGCTCAAGGGCAAGTACATGCTGGTGCGCTACGAGGACCTGGCCAGGAACCCCATGAAGAAGACGGAGGAGATCTACGGGTTCCTGGGCATCCCCCTGGACAGCCACGTGGCGCGCTGGATCCAGAACAACACGCGGGGAGACCCCGCCCTGGGCAAGCACAAGTACGGCACGGTGCGCAACTCGGCGGCCACGGCCGAGAAGTGGCGCTTCCGCCTCTCCTACGACATCGTGGCCTTCGCCCAGAACGCCTGCCAGCGCGTGCTGGCGCAGCTGGGCTACAAGATGGCCAGCTCGGAGGAGGAGCTCAAGAACCCCGCCATCAGCCTGGTGGAGGAGCGGGACTTCCGCCCGTTCTCGTGA